In Ananas comosus cultivar F153 linkage group 10, ASM154086v1, whole genome shotgun sequence, the sequence GAAGTACACTTTCCATGTGTTGTTAGTGGAAATTTCTTGGAAGGTGAGTAAAAAGTGTACATTTAGATACCAACTTTGTTAATGGAACCTAAGAAGTTaccaaatatgaatttaattataGGAAACATTTTAATAATGCATATACTTATTTAACACACATGGTGGAGATCAGATGAATCATGTCACGTGTACTGATAGAAGAAGCAATAGGCGAAATTTCACAGATAAAATGATATGTGTAGAGATCCACAACCACGTAGTGCTGAGAGAGTTTAGAACTGACTTTGATAACATGTTAATGAAAATatcagtataaaaaaaaaaaaaggctctcTTATACTCTTAACATAAGCCCCAATATTTGGGAGCACAAAATGCATGTTGCATTCGCCCATTAGGcgatttttttttcgttgtttgttttgcCTTGATTAAATTGCGCACTTAGAAACTTCAAGTCATTGTTACCACAATTAGAATCCTGTTCTTTGTTCAGTTTGGCAACTCAAAATGCTCTTCAAATTTACGCGCTTTCGAGAGCTTGATATTGTGGCCTATTTGGGCAGGCATGATCATGGGTGCAGCAGGATCAACTGTCTATTACAACCTTAAGCTTCGGCATCCGACTCTTGACATGCCCATAATCGACTATGACTTAGCTTTGCTCGTCCAGCCGATGCTCATGCTCGGTATCAGCATTGGAGTCGCTTTTAACGTCCTATTTGCCGATTGGATGGTGACAGTTCTTCTGATCATCCTGTTCTTAGGTGATCAGTTCTCTCTCTGAAAAGTTCTTTGCTATCAATCTGTCTGTAAAAAGGCCAAAATTTTCACGAATCCTAGTTCACAGGAACATCGTCGAAGGCATTTATGAAGGGCGTCGATACGTGGAAGAAAGAAACGCTTGCGAAAAAGGTATGCCTTGTCGTCTTTTGGGTTCGGTGCAATTGACATGGTAATTCAATTTGAATGCTGATTTTCTTCTGTCGTTTTTCGTAATCGAAGGAGGCCGCAAGACGTTCCGAGTCGAATGGTAAGCAAATAGAAGCTTCTTTACAGTTGCTTGTTCGAAGTTACAATTAGCGAAAACAAATGGTAAATCAATTCCTGTTTGAATTTGGCCCAGAAAATGAAAAGATAGAGTACAAAGCAATCCCTACTGGTCCAGGAAATGCTCAGAAGGGGTCGAAGACTCCAGATTCTGAGGTATCTATGCGCAACTAACTTCTTGCGACTTATGCCGAGATACTAACACATAACAAATTCAGGTATCAATTTTTGAGAATGTTTGCTGGAAAGAGCTCGGTCTTCTTATGCTCGTGTGGGTTGCGTTCCTCGTGTTGCAAATTATTAAGGTGAGCTTATTTCCAAGTATTCAGGATCATTTCATAATCATTCTTAACCCAAAGATGCTTATAAATTTAACTTCACTTTTTAATGTCCTATGCAGAATAATACGTCGAACTGTTCGATATCGTACTGGACATTAAACATGCTTCAGGTATTGCGCCATGCTTCATCTGTACTTAAATGGAGAATGTCACAAAGTTACTTACAAGAAATATTTTACAGATTCCTGTTGCTGTCGGAGTGACCGGATACGAGGCTTTCAGCTTATTCACCGGAAGGCGAGTGATTGCGTCAAAGGGAGATGAAGGGGCTAATTTTAGAGTTCTTCAGCTATTTCTGTACTGTTTTTTCGGTGTTCTCGCGGGAGTAGTGGGCGGACTCCTTGGCCTGGGAGGAGGATTCATTCTAGGGCCTCTTTTCTTGGAACTGGGCATTCCTCCACAAGTAAGTTCATTATATTCTTCAATTATATTCCGAACCAACAAATTCCAGTTCCTATTCTACACTTGCTTGCATCCAGTAGATCACAACAATCAAATTAGGCAAGAAGAGAGTTGATTAAATGAATTTGCTTATCTTTGGATTGCATTTAATTGCTGGGTATAATCATTGTACAGGTCTCAAGTGCGACCGCCACCTTTGCAATGACCTTTTCTGCATCGATGTCGGTGGTCGAGTACTACCTCTTAAAGCGCTTTCCTGTCCCTTACGGTAATAGAAGTTTCCGATTTGTTCTCTCTTTTACGCAAAACTTGTCTAAAGGAACTTATCCAGTTCCCTCACTAACACTACTTAACTGGTTCCTTTATGCACTTAAGTCCATTCCTTTCTCCTTATCTGATTCTCGCGAACATTATCTCGCATTTTGGGTGGCAGCTCTATTCTTTGTCGCCGTGGCGACAGTTGCTGCTTTTATAGGCCAACATGCAGTGCGAAAGCTGATTAACATACTGGGGAGGGCTTCTCTCATCATTTTCATCCTCTCTTTCACCATTTTCGTCAGTGCAATTTCGTTAGGTAAGAATATCCCATCTCTCCAATCTAAAATATCTGCGCGTGCCCCTCACATGTTCTCGTAAAATATTTGGCGAATCCTGCAGGTGGAGTCGGcatttcgaacatgattcaGAAGATCAGCCACCACGAGTACATGGGGTTCGAGAACCTGTGCAAGTACCAACCTTAGCATCAAGAAGATGGAGGCAGCAGATAAATTATCGAAACTTGTTACACCGCGGGCTTTTCGCTCTCTTGTAGTTTAAAAAGGGCTTTGAGAATTAGCCCTTTTCACCTCTTATAGCCGAGTTTTTAACAACAGTTTAgccttaataataaaaatgccttcaaagttgcttcttttcttcaTATATTCATTCCTTTTCTGCGATCAGAGCTGTGTCTTATACATATCATTTTATTCCTTCAGCAATGGCAGATCATATttgttttctcattttattttttattgtatagCTAGATTTGATTTCACATATTTGATAGCTAGGCCTCTTCTTATAGATTATTAATGCTAGTTTAATCATATGTTATGAAGCAAGATTGGAAGGGGGTGTTAGCTACTTGATCTACATTTACCCACATGGCTGACCTAGAACACATCAGAGGGAACAAGATttgccccctttttttttggtttttgttttttgtttgagTGACATTACCCTTTCAAGGTCCCTAGAATCCAAGGAACCCTACTTTATTAAAGTGAAGGAGCGCGAAACCTTTTTTTTGCGAATGAATTGGTGGGAGTTTCAACTCCCAATCTCTTACAAGCTTACAAGTTAACAACCAAATGTACTAAATACTGATTGTGTTCACTTGATACTCTTATGAGCATATATAACCTATCCGCTACCAGATTAACTAAGAATGAAAAAGTATATAATTAGCATTTagatataaagataatatatgaGTTATCCGATAAAAGCATTTGACCATGCATGAGCTCCAAATCCCCCAATTTACCATTTTTGCTTTTCCACCTCTTTCCTTACAATGGTGGGTGAAAGATGGAGATAGTGCAGTCTCATGGCACTGGTGCTGGTTCTTCTTAGTCTTAATATCAGTTATTCTATTCTGATCCAAACATTTGCTTAAGCATGTGTTCATGTTGTTATTTTCTAGATTGTAGAATTACAAAAACCTCCAACCAAAATAACACAAAAGATTTGTGCAAGTCATCTAATTAGAGGAACATATCTTTGTTTAGGGCTTAGTAGCATCAGTAAGTGCAAATTTCTGCAGAACTTGTGCTTTGTATCATCCTAATAATGCTGCTCAACTGTACCTTGTTGAAGACATACCTCTTGTATGATCTGTGCTCTGCTATCTTCTATGCGCACACGCACGGAAAGCGAAAGCGAGATAGAGAGAATAagctttttgtatttttatcaatttcagtAACCTTTCTGCAACATAATCAAGAACAAAGCTCCAACAGATTCCATACTGTAAATATTATTGAAGACATTTATTTTCTCAGGAGATGCCAATCATCAAAATTTGTTCTACTGTTACATTCAGATTCTATactgtgaatattttttctcaaacaaGTGAAAAGTCTGTCAAAATCTTCTTAATCTACTATCCATATATGGAATTTGAATTGATTTAGTCGATCCATTATAGTTCATCCTTCTGCTCTTGCTCAACATCGGAGACAACTTCAGCATCTTTCGATCGTACATGTTCTTTGACGAAGCCTACCATATCTTTCAAGCTTGATTTCTTCGACAGTTTGATCTGCATAATTGCATAGGTTTTAGATCGCCAAGCCAAAAAATGTACACAACAGATATTAAGTACATCGGGCATAGGGGTTTACGTACCGGCTTTGATTTGTCTCCAGCAGGATAGAATAGGAGCGTTGGATAGTTCGTTACCTGCAACGTAGTCAAGGTCTTGAACTGAATCATTCTATACAAACTCGTCCTCATTATGTCAAATAACATAAAACCTTGTTTGACCTTCATATCATCTTAAGGGCGAGGCGTTCACTTTGTTCTCTATAACACTCTGCGAAATCCTAGTATATTGTTGtactttttaaagaaaaaagatccATTCAAGATGGTGGGTTTGGCCGTTCATAAATAAATGGATCAATGAATCCAAAATTTTGTTTGATGAGGTTTGCTACTAGGTAAAACTTCATAAAACCCCCTATGATATAGCCCTTTTCCACTTTACCACCTATGTTGAAAGAATAACACTTTGCTGTCCTGCCGTTACTCTGTTTCCTGTAAGGAGTTGCTATTGAAATGTTGTTAACACATGACACATCACATGAGGCAGTATAAGGCTCGAAGTAAGAATTAATTACTTTTATCTTATTGTTCCTCCTAAATTTAATCGGTCATGTGATTGTCGCGTAACTTGATTTAACAACATTATGTCGGCTGGTCCAACATATAGAAGTAGCTTATATGCTTGTCATATATTCTTTTCTTATTAGTTGTTAAATTTCCTATAACCAACATTGTCTGGAGGGTTATATTTTGGTGGATAAGATGCTAATGGCTGATACGACTTCCATGGATTCAGACATCTGAATAGCTAGAAAACTAAGTTTACTCTTTGGTTGCtcacaaaattttcaaagactAGAGAGAGCAGTATTATAGTGATTAGAAACAACAGTATTCCCATCAAATGTTGGTAGATTAACTGACCTGCAATTTCGGATGTTCATTCAGAGAAGCATCTATTCTGGCAATTTTTAGGTTGTCTACTCCTTTGAAATGCTTGGCCAATTTTTCTACCTGTTTACTCGTAGCCTCACAGTCAATGCACCACGGTGTATACACCTtccatttaaattaaaaaggttAGCgatttttcaacaaactgaaTTTAACCAGAACCAGGAAAAGTCTGACGGAAAATTAAAAGATacaagatgaaaaaaaaaatcagttattATAATATGAGTACCTCAAGAAGAACATTGTCAGGACTGTCCAAGACAGAAGCATCAAATGTTTTACCAACAACCTTTTCAACACCTCCCATCTGCATTTTACCAGATAAAACATTGCTATGCAAAAGTTATATATTAAACATCCAAAAAATGCCGAAGAGCATGGTAACTCCATTTTGTCTAGCTTCGTGAGAACACAACTAGGCCATGGCCTTTATGAAGACCACTTCTTTATGTGAAGTTTTCAGATTGTATCTACTAAGATGCACaattaaacaaagaaaataatcaAGTTCACATTTTCCTAACATTATATGTTACATTTATGACGACAATACCAACCTAAAGAGgaaaatacaaaatttgttGACGCTAAACAAATTTTACATTATTGTGGCTTCCAAAGGCGAAAGGAAAATTGCTACATATGCTATCCAAGCATTTAGTAACAATATAAGTTTTTCTAGGGGACATCACTCTTATGCTTATCGGGGTTGATCACATCAGACAAAAGATAAGGGTAATTTTAGCATCTCAACTAGCTAATTTCTAATCCAACAAATGGATGCTTACTTCACTTGGTAATGGTTCCGATTTGAAGTATGGTGTGAGAGTACCATGCAGCAGCCCTGAGCACAATTCCTGGTAACAGATTTAAACATTTCCATTATATGTGATGaagggagaaaagaaagagaaaaagtatgAGTACCTCTAATTTGCTCTGTGTAAGATCTGACTCCATCAAGTGCTTTGAGCCTATCCTGTTATCAAATGCGGTAACCTGTGCATCAACTagaactatatattattccaGTCTCATCAATTACAGAAAAAATGAAACCTGCTACATTTGGAATACGGAAACATTATTAGCTAACTAAATTCCAACTATATGAGCATATGTGAAGAAAACATCATAGCTGAGGATTGAAATCAGACTAAATTAACGTGATGATAGAATAAGACTTGAATGAACTCACAATAGTTTTTTCTGGTTCGAGCCCAAATAAGGTAAGAAATGGTTTTGCATGATTCTCTTCAGTGAAGTCTACATAGACAAACATTATCTGCATCAATTAGCAAAATAGTGAATAGATGATTTAAACTACAATCCAATAATGAATAAAAGGAAGACATCTATAAGAAGCAGTTAGGTAcctttgttttatattttctggCAACCTCTTGAAGGAGAGACTGAAGGTTCTTGAAGTCATCAGCTTCTGCAAAGATATAAACCTGAAAAAGTAACAGTCAATTCAATTATACATGTACAATGAATCCTCAGATATATATCtaacaaagagaaaaaaggaaaaagtgtGTCCGTACTTGTGTATAGTTGCACGCTTGTGGTTGTTTTTAAGTCGGTATATTAAAAGATTGATTCTACTAAGTTCTTAAGAACAGTGAAAGTGCAAATAATCTGCTTTAGACTATATTACAAGATGAAAATCCACCCTATggttattataattattacttCCATCATGGTCCCATTTTTATTCTAACCTGACCATCACATCTTATACATGTAATCCTAAGAATGTCTAATttctaaaacaaaataaaataaaataaaaaatgaaaagaataaaattcTTTCTTGTCACACTAGCAAGAGTGATACTTTAGTGCTGAATGACAAAAATTGAACTTGCTGGTTGCTACAATCACCTAAAATACTTGTTTCTGTACTTTAAATGTTCTTACTGATCGAAATGTAGGCCCTCAAAATTCTTTCAAGCACCTAGTAGAATTCAACAAAATTTGCAATAATTTTACTCTGTTCTAGGTTTCCCATCAATGACCACCATAGAAATGGTTGTCAGGTTTCTTTGCTAGCATGTACAAGCGAAGGCTCTGATGCATAATGAGTCAGAGTACAGAGGCATTTGGTCATCAACAACAAAAGACAGAAGCATTAGCTTTGAAACCTTAGAAAGAATTTATAGGCTAATGAAATTTCCATGGTAACTGATCCTAAAGAGAATATAAGCAGATTGAAAACTGGAGTTTGCCTGCAAATACATATGAACTTACAGAAGGATACATTATTAAAAGCAAATATTACCACAAAATGCATGGAAGTAGTAGAACCTGGAGTTTAATTGGACTGGAATAGACTTTGGCAGAGTTTAGATCAGTCAACACGGTAACCAAAGGGAACTTGTTATACTCTACAAAGTGcaaaatttcttcttctttgaagGTTCCCTCTGCAAAAGCCAAAACATGCATTTGTTCGTAGTAACTCAAGCACGCTTAGTATTGAGCAGTATATGATGAGCCATATTGGTCCAGAGGCTAACCTCTAGGGTTTACAACATCATAACAGCCAGTTCACATAAAATAGTTAACAGTAAGAGTATCAACAGATTATCAGATGAAGAACACACTTAGAGAGGAAATAATTAATGCCCTTCATCAGCCTcgataaaataaaagaaatattggAGCTACAAGAAAAAGGCCTTCAACTTTAACATAGCTAATCAGATTTAGTTGACTAGGCctaaatttgtaatattatagGTAATAAATATGCATATCAGCATTTTCACTTCCCCAAGTATTCTGATTCTCAAGAAATCAGAGTTATAGAAGTATAGAGAAAACCAGCATTCTGCTGACAATATGCATGTATCAAATATCTTCAAGgagtt encodes:
- the LOC109716716 gene encoding uncharacterized protein LOC109716716; translated protein: MKFGWKIVVGSIIGFFGAAFGSVGGVGGGGIFVPMLTLIIGFDPKSSTAISKCMIMGAAGSTVYYNLKLRHPTLDMPIIDYDLALLVQPMLMLGISIGVAFNVLFADWMVTVLLIILFLGTSSKAFMKGVDTWKKETLAKKEAARRSESNENEKIEYKAIPTGPGNAQKGSKTPDSEVSIFENVCWKELGLLMLVWVAFLVLQIIKNNTSNCSISYWTLNMLQIPVAVGVTGYEAFSLFTGRRVIASKGDEGANFRVLQLFLYCFFGVLAGVVGGLLGLGGGFILGPLFLELGIPPQVSSATATFAMTFSASMSVVEYYLLKRFPVPYALFFVAVATVAAFIGQHAVRKLINILGRASLIIFILSFTIFVSAISLGGVGISNMIQKISHHEYMGFENLCKYQP
- the LOC109716677 gene encoding protein disulfide isomerase-like 1-5, translating into MTNPNSKTLALFLLLLFSQSLFLVSASSRIPDLDDDDDLAELLAIDEAEENGGERGAAGAGAGQGRPSEADLLSRAQRIVRELGSDNARRVVEENELVLLLGYAPWCPRSAELMPRFAEAAVELGEMGSSVLVAKLDAERYAKAASALGIKGFPTILLFVNGTKLIYSGGFTKDEIIIWTRKKTGSPVIRLSSKDSAEEFLQKHHIFAIGLFENYEGPEYEEFVKAATTNNEIQFAETNDRSTAAVLFPDVYGKSFLGLVKREPEMFENFEGTFKEEEILHFVEYNKFPLVTVLTDLNSAKVYSSPIKLQVYIFAEADDFKNLQSLLQEVARKYKTKIMFVYVDFTEENHAKPFLTLFGLEPEKTIVTAFDNRIGSKHLMESDLTQSKLEELCSGLLHGTLTPYFKSEPLPSEMGGVEKVVGKTFDASVLDSPDNVLLEVYTPWCIDCEATSKQVEKLAKHFKGVDNLKIARIDASLNEHPKLQVTNYPTLLFYPAGDKSKPIKLSKKSSLKDMVGFVKEHVRSKDAEVVSDVEQEQKDEL